One Triticum dicoccoides isolate Atlit2015 ecotype Zavitan chromosome 3B, WEW_v2.0, whole genome shotgun sequence genomic window, ATGGACAACCGCAACGCCAACATTTAACAACCCACCCCGGTCAacatgccgcccacacggccatggagaCCGGACAGCGCCTGAGCCGCGTGCTCTGCCCATGAGCACCCCGGCGACCACCAACCGGGCCGCCGCCATGGCATTCGAGCCCCACCCTCATCCAGGACACACCAAACTGACGCAGTCGACCGGAACGAAGCGAAGGACACCCTTCCACCCCAAAGCCGACACCTTGGTATGGTTGATGACCTCGGCGACCGGATCAGGGCCAggggaactccggcggccacccgaAGCAGCCGCCAGATGGAACGGAGGGGCACCCCGTCCCCTTCCCGAAGCCCCCTGCCACTCCAGCCAGACTCGCGCACACCCACACCACACCATGGCGCCACCCCGACCTGACGAGCCCGTCGTTGAGTCCAAAGAAGAGGGAGGGAGCTAACCCCTTTCACTTGTTACAGAGAGCATTTGAAACCCTAAGCAGTTTTGGTCCATGACATGACTTAAAAGCAGCAAACAACAAAGATTGCATCAGTCAGCAGAACCAAATGATCATTTAGTACTTCAGACCCAATTTCACGGCGGTGTCACAAGTTTCATAGCATCAAACATTTGATCGGCGCCTCCCAAATTAGTGAAACATTCCTTATATGAACTGACAAACCTAAACAGAGTGCACTTCATCGAAACAACTACGAAGCAGAGTCTGAGATCATAAAGCCTCTTACCATATACTTCTACAAGTCATATAAAGTTTCTGACGTACATGATGTTAACGTGGATAATTCTCTTCTTTATGAATGCACTTTGGGCATTGGAAGGGATGTTGTTCTCTTTATGAATGCACTTTGGGCATTGGAACGCACTTTGGCAATGATTTTCACAATGGTGTGTATGAGGCTTATAGGGTGATAGTCCAAAATCTCCTCATCTCAGCCTCATCTTTCTTGGGCAGAAGAGCAATGTTTGCATGGTTGAGCCAACAGAAGCTCTTTGAATGCAAGTCGCCAAAAAGGCGAATGACGGCTGGTTCCTCGCCGCTAGGTAGTGGAACCGGTAGAAAGCTCTTTTGTGGTGCTATGGCACGAATCCAACATAATTATATTTCTCTACTAAAAGAGCACAGGCACATGCTCTTTCACACTCCAAAAATGAATCTGTGTACAAAAATAGCTACCGCATAGCACCACAGCTTCCGTGCGTCAGCCAGTAGTTCAGAGGAACTCCTGCCGACCGACAACAGTTCCTCCTCAAACGCGTAAAGAAGAGGTGGCAGCGGTAGAGCGTGCCGCACCAGCAGGTGGTGCTCTTAGCGACGTCGAGCAGATGCACGGCTTGGTCGAAATCGACAAATAACTAGGTAGCCTTAGAGGCAGTTTGGTCCTTTCTGGTGTCTGTAAATGGAATGGAGAAAAAAAGGACAAGGAAATCGGTAAAAGAGGGCAAATGGCATGTTAATCAAGGTGTTCACCAGTTGGTTCTGGGTGGTAATTTTGCTTAGTCTGTCTTAATAGTGGCAATGTTGCAAAGCCAGATGTTCAGCGTCAAATATCCAAATTTCTCAAGTGAGAGGGGACTGCCGGAGTACGTGCTAAAGAAAGCAGGCACCATTTTGgatattatttttttcttttcttaattTGAGCCTTTTTACTATTTCAGGCGAAGAATCTGTTAGAAAGTTATTAAAAATATTCCAATCAAATTGTGTTTATGTTTTATGTTTCTATGAACTTGACATAAAATTTGGTTCAAAAAATTGAAAAGTTTTATCTTTCAACACCAACCAAAATGATGACAGTGTATCCAACAAAGAGCATTTGAAATCTATGGCTAGGTTACACTTACATGATCAACGTAACCCATTTCACTTGTTACAAAGAGCATTTGAAACACTGAGCAACTTTGGTCCATGGCACGATTCGAAAGCAGCAAACAACAAAGATTGCATCAGTCAGCAGAACCAAATGATCACAATTTCACGGAGGTGTCACAATTTTCATAGCATCAAACATTTGATCCAGTGCCTCCCAAATCAGTAAAACATTCCTTACATCAACTGGAAAACCTAAATAGAGTGCACTTCATCGAAACAACTACGAAGCAGAGTCTGAGATCATAAAGCTTCTTAGCATATAATTACAAGTCATGAAACCCAAACAGTGAAGGCCGCGAACGTCCACGCTGAACCTTACCACTTCAATCATACACCGCGTACTGTTTCAGACATATGGGCTCTCAAACCGTGTCCAACATTTGAAATCTATGCCTAGGTACACATATCTGATCAATGTAACCCATTTTACTCCTTTCAACTCGAAACATGACTTTATGTTCCCTGAGCAGTTTGGTCATTCAAGACACGACTATAAAGCAGCAAACAACAAAAGATTGCATCGGTCAGCAGAACCAAATGGTCATTTAGTACTTTAGACGCAGCTTCATGGTCATGCCACAATTTTCACCGCATCGAACATTTGATCCGGCGCCTCCCAAATCAGGAAAACATTCCTTACATGAACTGGAACACCAAAACAGAGTGCACTTCATCGAAACAACTACAAAGCAGAGTCTGAGATCATAAAGCATCTTAGCATACAAGTACAAGTCATGAAACCCAAACAGTGAAGGCCACGAACGTCCACGCTGAACCTTGCCACTTCAATCATACACCGCGTACTGGTTTCAGACATATGGGCTCACGCGCCTTTACTTTAGGATTAGGATCATCAATGGAGAACGTAAGCAAGGTACCCTTTCCATCATCAGCTATCTCATCTTTGGGCAGAATTAAGTTGTATCCCTTCGGTAGCCCGTCAGACAACGATGAGCTTCGTATCTTGTAAACTGATATCTGATAATAGTCTGTCAAAAAGGAACCATAGGACATCCTACACTTGAACTTGGAGTTTGTAGCTTTAGGTTGGATGCAGACGACAGAGATGGCATGCCTGAATGCCTCTAGTGCCACATTGAGCAGGAAAATTTCCCTGTCTTTGATACGAAGAAAATGTAGACCTGGTTCTAGGCTGAAGTTAACATCTTCGGAGTATTTGATGGTTGTACACGGCCACTTGTGCTGGGAGGCGCAATGTTCAAGGAGGGCGTCTGTTGGCCCTGCAAAGCTGCAGCTGGACACCGGGCAGAAACATGGGGCGCTCGGGCATGCCTTCTCGTGCTCTTCTTTCTGGTAGTAGGTGAGCTTCTCTGCGCATCCATGTTTTGCATTGGAGCAAGCGACCATGACTGATTCCATGAGACGTTCCATCCCTAAACAGCGCTTGAAGGTAGTTTCAGCAGAGCATAAGTGACAATTGTTGTGCACGAGCTTGGGACGGCAAGAAGAGCATATGAAATGCCCCACAGAACACTGGAACAGGAAGGATCAGCAGGGTCGTCACGTGAGAGTAACTTTTAACATAAATTAAAGTTAACGCACTACACAGCAACATAACAAGTTAGCACCACACAAAATTGTGCAACCATTCATGTAGGGGTTAGTTTTGGTATATGCAACATATTGGTCTGTAAATCTGTAACTGGCATACAACTCCAAAGGGGGGCAGACCAAACATATTGCTAGTAAAGAGGTATACATCATCCGCCCCTGATCTATACGCTACTAGGGAACAGCTGTGGACTGAAAAATGGTGTAAATAGTTGCTAAAAGTTTCAGTCTCAGACCAGAATGTTAGTGTCCTAATAAGTTCTCTATGCAAACGAAATTTGAGCAGCCATATAACTACTCCGATCGATGTTGTCTCAATAAACTGTTTTTTAGCAAGTAGCATTGTGTGTGAGCCCCTGATTAATATCCTACTAGGGAACAGCTGTAGACTGAAAAACAGTGTAGATTGCTGCTAGCAGTTTGGGTCTCAACCAAAATATTAGTGTCCTAATTTCTCTAGGAAAAcaaattttcttttatttttgagaaaaaggaaaaacaaaatttcAGCGACCATTGCTACTCCGCGGTCCATGTTGTCACAAGAAACTTATTTTAGCAAGGAGCATTATATCCAGCGGTCCGTTAATCATAGTTTATTATTTCATCTGAACTTTGAGAGACAGGTAGTTGAATATATGCACATGTATGTACCTGGTATATAGGAGGTCTGAGGGGATGAAAGCAGACGGGGCAGTCGAGGGCGTCCATCCCCATGGTGACATTCTGCCTCTTGCCGCTGCTCTCCCCCTCTCCCGGGGCTTCTACTCGTCTCTTGCTAGAGGTACCACTATCCATCGCCACCAAAACTCGCTCGATGTTTCGATTAAGCGTGCAGCAGAGCTTCACACCTATTGATCAACACAAACAGCCTAACCAATCTGTCTCCAACATATATGCTGCTAATAGCAAGCAGGCACAAGCTGTAAAAGGATCCATGTGTTTCTGCCAGACTAGTAACGGAATAGCGACACTCTGGATTGGAGCAAGCATTAGAGATGTGCTAAATCTAATCATCACTGGCTGTAATTTGTTCATGTCTCTAATTCTTCTATTGTGGTTCAGAAATATGTAGACTGTTTTGTGTTAATTTCTTTCTTGATGAATTCAGTTATATGCAACTGCAAATGATCTCAAGAAGAAGCAGTGAAAAGGGAAGAAATTTATTCCTATGGGATGCGCCCGTACCTTGATTACCTGCCGAGAGGAACCCGAGGTCGCTGTTGGCGATGAGGCCGACGCCTCGCCGGCGACGCCCCCTCCTGGACTGCTGCTCCTGTCCGAGGGGAAGGAAGAAGGGTTGGAGACAGTCGCTGCTCCCTTGCCGAGTGTGCCCTAGCGCGCTCTGCTCTGAGGCCGACGAGAGCACGGGGGAgaggaggcgacggcgaggcgacggcggcggaAGATTGGAGCGACGGAGGAGGTGCGGTGTGAGAGGAAGGgtatgggctgggccagcgggtatTGGGAGGTTACACACAACCAAACCCACCACgaagatttttcttcttctttttttgcaatCTACCACGAAGATATGAGCCCACAGCCAACACCCCGCAGCGCTCGTGGGCCAGCACACTGTGTTATTCCCAGTTATTTTTTTAGTTCTTTCGTAATTTCCTTAATATTTTATTTTTATACCTTTTATTTCTTTTGCATGGTTTCTTTTTATATGATTTAAAAAAAAACATGATTATTTTTTATAATATATGAATTCCTGGCAAAACTGTGTATTTTAACCATTGAACATTTTCAAAATAATTTATCATTTTTATAAATTCCCAAAGATTTcaactttctgtgagaatttttaaAATTCGGGATATTTTAAGAATTCATCAACATTTTTCTATTTTATGAACATTTTAATTAAAAATATGTCTTTTTACAAACTACATAAATtgtttataatttttgatttcttaaATATAGCCCTcttatatattaaaaaaataactTTTTTGAATTCAAAATAATTTTTGTTCTATTAGATGCTTTTTATTTTGTTGTATAGTAGTGTGTGGTTGCACTACTAATGCACCAAAGACCGATTCTTAGGTTCGAAGTCATGTGTGTGTCGTTAAGCTTCAAACTTGCATCGAAAGACGACAATCCTGTCTATAGTGAGGCATCGTGTTGCCATCATTATTTTTTAAGCTCCGTGAATCCCTGGTCAATTCTAGTCTTCAGTAAAACTCATAGTGATATTGTCAACTGATTTAATTCATTATAACATGCCAGACACAATTGACCATGTGAAAGatggaggatgtcgcctagaggagggggatgaataggtgctttaaaataattacggtttaggcttgaacaaatgcggaataaacctaacggttaatttgtcaagcacaaaacctaaaacaactaggctcacctatgtgcaccaacaacttatgctaagcaagataagcaactatgtgatagcaagatatatgacaaaataaagtgcataagtaaagggctcgggtaagagataaccaaggcacgcggagacgatgatgtatcccgaagttcgcacccttgcggatgctaatctccgtttggagcggtgtggaggcacagtgctccccaagaagccactagggccaccgtaatctcctcacgccctcgcacaatgcaagatgccgtgattccactaaaggACCCTTGagagcggtcaccgaacccgtacaaatggcaacccttgggggcggtcaccgaacccgtacacgttggcaacccttgggggcggtcaccggtacccgtcaaattgctcggggcgatctccacaacctaattgaagaccccgacgcttgcccggagctttacaccacaatgattgagcttcgaacaccaccaaccgtctagggcgcccaagcacccaagaggaacaagttcaagggcaccaagcacccaagagtaataagcttctcaacttgtaacttccacgtatcacgtggagaactcaaaccgatgcaccaaatgcaatggcaagggcacacggagtgcccaagtccttctctcccaaatcccaccaaagcaactaatgctagggaggaaaatgggaggaagaacgaaagaagaacacgaagaactccaagatctagatccaaggggttcccctcacttagaggagaaagtgattggtggaaacgtggatcttgatctcctctctctttttcctcaagaactagcaagaatcattggagggattgagagttagcaagctcgaagaaggtcaacaatgggggaagaacacgagctcaagggataaggttcaatggggaagaagaccccctttaatAGGAGGGGAGAAAATCCAATcgttatcccctcactcagcccgcacgacgcggtactaccgtaGGGAGCTGCGGTACTACCACGGttggctgcggtactaccgctgcaggttgcggtactaccgcatgtgcagctctggccagatgaaggcctgttgcacacggcaacgagcggtagaaccgccggagcgataCTACCGCGCGCCCCTACTGTACTACCTTAAGGCATGCAACACTAGGTGTAGAGAAAGCACGgacgtaaaaaattacttccgtacctacttccgctgagggaggacctgcgcaaaactccggcacggtactaccgcacacgaagagcagtactaccgcgtagggcgcggatgtaaaaaattacatccgcccctacttccgctcatgctgctaagcctggccagaggccacggtactaccgctcccacagagcggtactaccgcaagggtctgcggtactaccgctccggagagcagtactaccgcatgccccagatcagcaacactaggagtccttcattttgcagagaagacaacagagggaaacaataaaaccagaactgccataacttctgcaaatgagcttcgaattgagcaaactcaagcttgttggatacaagacaatgagtagcatcaaaacagagacaggggaggtatgcctaacaagagAGGAGAGgaccctccaacagagaagaaccagcAGAACCTCCaagatcgaaaacatcatagaagatgcatgcaaactccgttttcgatgaactcaagcttgtcataaaaatgaccataagctccaaaactcacaaggagaagaaccaaacaagaatcaataaatatgatgcaaggatgcaatggtttgagctctctacgaatgatacgatcaagcaactcattgagagccccccttgatagtacggcaaacgatcctaaaaacccggtctcccaactaccaccatgagaccggtaaaatagaaaacctatcaagggcaaacctctgccttgcacaaagtccacttgagctagatgatgacgatctactcctcctcaagatggaccacctttcttgatcgcgttggctcgatgaagactagttgattgctcccccatactccactatgggtgagccactcttccgttcatcttcacaagtccattgtcaccacaatggacggcaacgatctcttcgtgatgcatcacttgaacttgcacgccgcaacctaaccccacaaagaactctcacgaagaccatgggttagcaaacaaagcgtaatggacaatgcttaccttaccatgggatcacttgatccctcggtacatcttgtgcgctttgtgagttgaatctttccaactctcttcatttggatgatgtcttgacggtagacatgaatgatcacacaatcttcttcttcaagacatgcttgcaataagctcaacactcacatgaccaatctttggataattccttaatagcacattggtcaactcataaactccttgaaaccaacacatggacttcaagaaaagcctatggacaaaaccttcaaatataactcaaggcaaccattagtccatagagattgtcatcaattaccaaaaccaaacatgggggcaccgcatgttctttcaccatgGAAAAAAAACCAATAAGGCAACATGTTGATGATTCAATGGCAAGCTCCTCGTGGACACCTTATACACTCAAATTTTGTATTTCTTTCTACACAATCATTCACTAGAATCCACTAAAAAGATACAGTATCTTTTAGAGCGGGAACCAACTCATGGTTGGATAGCTAGGAGGGTCGTTGTATTCTTAAGCCTTAGCCCACCAGAGTTCCAACCCCAGTGTAGAAGGAATAAAGGGGGAATTGGTAGAATTAATGTTGTATTGATTGAGCCTTGTGGGTGTATTTGTAGGACTACATGATCAACTGGAGGTTCAAGACAAGGAAGGAGGCACACGAGGACGACGAGCGGCGGTGGGCGATGCAACCGATCTTAGATCGGAAAACCGAAAAGAAATACCAATCAAAACGACtgacgagagagaaagagaaaccCGTATCAAAGGATCGGAGAAAAAGACTCTCTGGGACAGCCGATCAACACGACCGGCATACGAACCCTACGTACGGGTAGCACGGCCCGCGGTGGCAATCATGGAGATCGACCGCCCCAGAGACGGTGCGGTGCTAAAGCGGCGACGGCTAGGTTTTGGGATCGGGGTTAGGCTGATGCCATGTAGAAGGAATGGAGCGAATTAATGAAACTAATGTCGTATTGCTTGAGCCTTGTGGACGTATTATCAATCTACACGATCAATTTGAAGTATAAGAGAAGATAGAAATAAATCATACACTATCCTATGTTTCCTCGGAATCATGATACTCAACACCAAGGTAGAATCTCCCGCATCCACTGCTGCAGTCGGTGTCGGCGTCCTGGGTGGAGGGGTGGCTCCTCACCCCAAAGGTGGCGTGCCCGTACGCGATGCTCGACCGCCTCGACAAGCCCATCTGTACCGCCGTGCATATGGTACGCTTATATCATCTACAACCGATCCTAAAAAAAAAGAAgatcatctacaaccggaccctcTATTTCATCCCTAAACGCTTGAACGCCCGTTAGGTTAGTGCCTggtcaaagaaaaaaaaagactcAATCGAACCATCACTTTCTCCTTAAACATCTGTAATCGACGTGGCTCAAATTCATCTCAAATCTTAGGTAATCTGAGAGTTGTTAGGAATAGGTAGCTTTATAATTAGACTAACTAGTAGTAGTTATAGTTAGGCTCTGGCGTTGTCCAAACCGACGTGTGCATCGTGCGCGCTGCTCGGATGCTGCTGTGCTGTGCGCATCGTGGCCGGTCGCAGCCGTGCGTGCTGGCTGTGTGTGCGTGCGTAGCCGCAGCCGCgtgctggccgccgccgccgcccagctcgTCCGTTTCATCGACGACGGCGTCCTCTGCTCGTCCTTTGCGCGCGTGCCTATGCCGCGGGCGTGCTCTGGTGGTGCCGCCCACAGCGTGTTCGCTGAAATGTCTAAAAAAGTGAGGGTCAAAGTAGGGATTGTGGCTGGGTGTAAGGAAAAAAGAGGGGTCAAAACGGACACACCCCAACACTGACCAGGCATGTCCGCGGCCGTTTGAGGGACATGATTTGTTCATTGTGGCTGCAGATGCTCTTACTGAAGTACTGACATGGCCATCTCTCAACACCATTCCGTATAGACTAGAGAGCAGCCTGAGATCACACCTGAATATTTCAGATGTGGAGCTGTCCTCAGGGAGGGGGGGCTGGTTGCATAGTGAATGATCTTCTCCATTGCGACATCGATAACAAAAGGTGATTTTTTTTTTCTAGTTTGTTCAGGTAGCAGACAATGCCTTGGACTTTTTTTGTATGCTACTGAAAACTGCCATTTAGATTGTTGCAACCGTGTATACAGAAAAGGATCAACTGCAGTAATAGATGTATTAGTATTACATGCTTACCTTTTGAACTAGGAATGTAGCAAAATGAAGTATCGAATGTCATGATCATAGTGTCACCATCAGCTAAAACAAACAACATAGTGAAACCATGGAGAGAAAAAATGGTAATCAAATTTCCAGACAAGTTGGATGTATGTCGTACTCGTTGGTTTCTGTGTTCTATGTCGTACTCGTTGGTAAACAAGGATCCAGGGAAAATGCATTGATGTACAACACATTGTTGTGTATTGATGTAACTATTCTGATATACTATGTACTCTTCATGACACAAGATCACGATCGTGATAGTCCTCGAGGACCAAAATCAGGGTTGGGCCGAAacattgattttttttctttttgaggtgCTAAAGTGTCGATCTCTTACATTATTTTGTTCACACATGTAGCCCAGTGCTGCTTGGGAAAAACACTTACTGCAGTAAATCAAGTCTGGCAATTGGTTCATGATGCACTTGTTCATGTTGCCACCATGATCCCATTTGATAGGCCTTTGAGGTAGGTGTCTGAGTCTGTGCCATTATACTGCCAGATTCGGCAAACTGATTTCTGTTCTTAGTGCTGCAATCCATAAGTTCCGTTTACGTTGGTAATTATTTATTTCAAATTTTCTTTTTAGAAATTTTGTGTCTGTTGAGCGTCACTGTGGAACTGCACTTAGTCTTTGGGAAAAAAGAACAACCTTCATTACAATTCTCAGAAATGGAGCCGCCAGAGAAGGCTACTCCATGTCGACTCGCATCGTCCTCTAGCTCAATCCGGGCCAGGGGATGTGACATCTTTGACCAGTAAAATGGATCATATGGCACTGTGTGCAGGGATCCTCTATTGTTATCATCACCACTTGATCTGCAGAGAAGATTATTCAATGATAAGGCCTTTTTGGACTTCTAGCTTAATCATCACCACTcgatgaagaaggccgagtcaaCAAGGAGCTTATCACTTTGTCTTTAAGTGCTGTCTTCTTTCCTGGCACCGGCAGAGTTCATTGCTGATACTTCTCTGAAATCCCCAGGCTCCATGAGTGGCCACTGAACGCCGTAGTATCTGGGTAAGAACCTTTTGTTTTTCACCGTAGTAGTACATCTTCTAGAGTGGTATTTGAACTGCATGTTTGCATCAGAGCTGCGGTTCTTCTTGCCAATCACTGCATCGGTTTTCAGTGAGTTCATTCGTGCATGGCATTCTAATTGATTGCTTAATAGTATCAGCTGTAACAGGTCGGAAGTACGAAGCAGTACCACCAAGGAAGCCTTTCTTGTGCAGGAAAGGCAGAGCTCAGAGTCGTCAGCTCAATTTTTTCTGGTTTTGTTGACTTTGCAGCAGATGCGGTGAAGTTTGCAACACGGCGCAAGCTGAAGCAGGTACGGCCATCATCCATTCTATTTTCTCGAGCTGATATTAGTTGAGAAGTTGAGAATGATCGGATCTTCCTTGTGCATTTGGCACAAATAAATTTAGGGTGATTAATGCTAACATGTGTTTCGCGCTAGTAGATTTTTTGGTGATTAAAAACGATGTGTACTACCCCCTAGATGAAACGAGctacaagaaaaataaaataaatatgttTA contains:
- the LOC119280554 gene encoding putative E3 ubiquitin-protein ligase SINA-like 6, whose protein sequence is MDSGTSSKRRVEAPGEGESSGKRQNVTMGMDALDCPVCFHPLRPPIYQCSVGHFICSSCRPKLVHNNCHLCSAETTFKRCLGMERLMESVMVACSNAKHGCAEKLTYYQKEEHEKACPSAPCFCPVSSCSFAGPTDALLEHCASQHKWPCTTIKYSEDVNFSLEPGLHFLRIKDREIFLLNVALEAFRHAISVVCIQPKATNSKFKCRMSYGSFLTDYYQISVYKIRSSSLSDGLPKGYNLILPKDEIADDGKGTLLTFSIDDPNPKVKAREPICLKPVNRAMDQSCSVFQMLFVTSEMGYVDHTPERTKLPLRLPSYLSISTKPCICSTSLRAPPAGAARSTAATSSLRV